One part of the Amphiura filiformis chromosome 5, Afil_fr2py, whole genome shotgun sequence genome encodes these proteins:
- the LOC140152390 gene encoding LOW QUALITY PROTEIN: uncharacterized protein (The sequence of the model RefSeq protein was modified relative to this genomic sequence to represent the inferred CDS: inserted 1 base in 1 codon; substituted 1 base at 1 genomic stop codon) has product MRVIESVCSPTRPGVVMTTSAGSTPTTDTTTMSKEVEVEEDGKTGVKRESGEGAEEQEECYLVEEDEVNKTSSKRRRGDQSSREEDESEREESDKDAEKRITPVPPNGIDSPTPNDDERRELIERYAAGRLHSEDSVGMEHDGLYPTSPGRLLEGSLSPGNISDVSPSRPLRCSDCGFHCESEQMFVAHCEEHSHEQHLMCGLCKRSFSKKQSLRRHMNLHSGHRPFKCPXCEYRSSRRSPXTTHATLHDPGQCKQFIYKCPVCGNSFPSQKRMVNHMKSHQQTLHRCDLCDLTFPSAVAFEYHKKTKHVTIACAPVTEGGPYMCPTCRCAFTSADDYAQHLQSQRHKDMVTASVRVPQVARRLIVSDSQEQSIEIVSDAATMAAAAAAAAAGMVPSEEMSPSSHSRSPSQIPSTSDPQQHVNGPLHVPLSLVKIPAITVQTSSSTETEDGWQNSPSQYPHNHSPKPRKKLGETGKQAALPVISGIVSLSSGGSVESTAAGRSSPRETGQLHVSTEGVSIIGSDTASPLVTPSCCGQLPSSRQESTASSASIGKLNGNHSFNSSISFNSSFRSSSLESHLSSQLSSQLSTQLSTDTPSEIMGHRMGYIPVMRDNSTQDTVWRCMYCHIVFPDNILFAIHMGCHDLRNPFRCNICSFQCQDRYEFTSHITRGLHDTDH; this is encoded by the exons ACTTCAGCAGGTAGCACACCAACCACTGACACCACCACCATGTCCAAGGAGGTGGAAGTCGAGGAGGATGGAAAGACCGGTGTGAAACGGGAGTCTGGTGAGGGGGCAGAGGAGCAAGAGGAATGCTACCTGGTGGAAGAAGATGAAGTAAACAAAACCAGCAGCAAGCGGAGAAGGGGGGATCAAAGCAGCAGGGAGGAAGATGAAAGTGAGCGTGAAGAAAGTGATAAAG ACGCAGAAAAGAGAATAACTCCAGTTCCTCCTAATGGCATTGATTCACCCACACCTAATGACGATGAGCGCAGGGAGCTAATAGAAAGATATGCAGCTGGAAGACTACACAGTGAAGATTCGGTTGGAATGGAACATGACGGACTGTATCCTACCAGTCCCGGACGCTTACTAGAAGGTAGCCTTAGTCCTGGAAACATCAGTGACGTGAGCCCATCTCGCCCATTGCGTTGTTCCGATTGTGGTTTTCACTGCGAATCTGAGCAGATGTTCGTAGCGCACTGTGAGGAACACTCCCACGAGCAACACCTGATGTGCGGACTGTGCAAACGAAGTTTCTCCAAGAAGCAAAGTTTACGCCGACACATGAATCTACACAGCGGACATCGACCATTCAAGTGTC TTTGCGAATATCGTTCATCCCGAAGATCACCTTAAACTACACATGCGACGCTGCACGACCCAGGACAGTGCAAGCAATTTATTTATAAATGTCCTGTGTGTGGTAATTCTTTCCCTAGTCAAAAACGGATGGTGAATCATATGAAAAGCCATCAACAGACTCTTCATCGATGTGATTTGTGTGACCTGACATTCCCCTCTGCCGTTGCATTTGAATACCATAAGAAGACCAAGCATGTGACTATAGCTTGTGCCCCCGTAACCGAAGGCGGGCCTTACATGTGTCCAACGTGTCGATGTGCCTTTACATCAGCCGATGACTATGCACAACATTTGCAGAGCCAACGCCATAAAGATATGGTGACCGCTTCTGTCAGGGTACCTCAGGTAGCCAGAAGACTGATAGTGAGTGACAGTCAAGAACAATCTATAGAGATAGTATCCGATGCGGCAACAATGGCTGCAGCTGCCGCCGCGGCTGCTGCAGGTATGGTGCCAAGCGAAGAGATGTCCCCGTCAAGCCATTCTAGGTCACCCTCACAAATTCCAAGCACTAGTGATCCCCAGCAGCATGTAAATGGTCCGCTCCATGTGCCACTCTCACTAGTCAAAATCCCCGCAATCACCGTTCAAACAAGTAGCAGCACTGAAACGGAAGATGGTTGGCAGAACTCCCCATCTCAGTATCCTCACAACCATAGTCCCAAACCTAGAAAGAAACTTGGTGAAACCGGTAAGCAGGCTGCATTGCCGGTGATTTCCGGCATTGTATCACTAAGTTCCGGTGGTAGCGTGGAAAGCACCGCTGCAGGTAGATCTTCGCCGCGTGAAACTGGTCAACTACACGTTAGCACCGAAGGGGTTAGCATCATCGGTTCGGATACAGCATCCCCGCTGGTTACGCCC TCCTGCTGCGGACAGCTACCATCTAGTCGCCAGGAATCGACAGCTTCCTCAGCTAGCATAGGTAAACTGAATGGAAACCATAGTTTCAACTCTTCAATCAGCTTCAACTCTTCGTTTAGATCATCCAGTTTAGAGTCCCATTTGTCGTCTCAACTCTCGTCTCAGCTCTCCACTCAACTATCAACTGATACACCATCTGAAATTATGGGTCATCGAATGGGATATATACCTGTCATGCGCGACAACAGCACTCAAGACACCGTGTGGCGATGCATGTATTGCCATATCGTCTTCCCAGATAACATTCTCTTTGCCATTCACATGGGATGCCATGACCTACGCAATCCATTTCGATGTAATATATGCTCATTTCAGTGTCAAGATCGATATGAATTTACTTCTCACATCACACGAGGCTTGCACGATACTGATCActga